A section of the Phaseolus vulgaris cultivar G19833 chromosome 8, P. vulgaris v2.0, whole genome shotgun sequence genome encodes:
- the LOC137826282 gene encoding GDSL esterase/lipase WDL1-like isoform X2, with translation MVGPTRPQFVLFGSSIVQFSYSQQGWGAALAHLYARKNATEQPSLVIVYFGGNDSLLPHPSGLGQHVPLQEYIENMRKIGTHLKSLSQKTRIIFLSAPPVNEAHLYGDSVLPGQQLRTNESCRIYSEACLELCREMNINAIDLWSVLQKRDDWRDVCFMKDGVHLGAEGSNIVAKEILKVIKEADWEPSLQWRSMPSEYGEDSPFDPIGPDGTTVNVSNSTFLEAMLWD, from the exons ATGGTGGGACCAACAAGACCCCAGTTCGTACTGTTTGGTTCTTCCATTGTTCAGTTCAGCTATTCCCAGCAAGGTTGGGGCGCTGCTCTTGCTCACTTGTATGCTCGTAAG AATGCCACTGAGCAACCATCATTGGTTATTGTGTACTTTGGTGGTAATGATTCTCTTCTTCCTCATCCAAGTGGCCTTGGTCAACATGTACCTCTCCAAGAATATATAGAAAATATGAGAAAGATCGGTACCCATCTGAAG AGCCTTTCACAGAAGACTCGCATTATATTTCTCAGTGCACCTCCTGTTAATGAGGCACACCTTTATGGAGACAG TGTGCTACCGGGGCAGCAATTAAGGACAAACGAATCTTGTCGAATATATTCAGAAGCATGTTTGGAGCTTTGCCGTGAGATGAATATCAATGCCATTGATCTGTGGTCTGTACTCCAGAAAAGGGATGACTGGAGAGATGTTTGCTTCAT GAAGGATGGAGTTCATCTTGGTGCTGAGGGGAGCAATATAGTTGCAAAAGAGATATTGAAGGTGATCAAAGAAGCAGACTGGGAACCAAGCCTGCAGTGGAGGTCAATGCCAAGTGAATATGGAGAAGATTCACCTTTTGATCCAATTGGCCCTGATGGAACCACTGTGAATGTCTCCAACTCGACCTTCCTTGAAGCTATGCTATGGGACTAA
- the LOC137826282 gene encoding GDSL esterase/lipase WDL1-like isoform X1 codes for MVGPTRPQFVLFGSSIVQFSYSQQGWGAALAHLYARKADVIVRGYSGWNSRRAVQVLDEIFPKNATEQPSLVIVYFGGNDSLLPHPSGLGQHVPLQEYIENMRKIGTHLKSLSQKTRIIFLSAPPVNEAHLYGDSVLPGQQLRTNESCRIYSEACLELCREMNINAIDLWSVLQKRDDWRDVCFMKDGVHLGAEGSNIVAKEILKVIKEADWEPSLQWRSMPSEYGEDSPFDPIGPDGTTVNVSNSTFLEAMLWD; via the exons ATGGTGGGACCAACAAGACCCCAGTTCGTACTGTTTGGTTCTTCCATTGTTCAGTTCAGCTATTCCCAGCAAGGTTGGGGCGCTGCTCTTGCTCACTTGTATGCTCGTAAG GCTGATGTAATTGTGCGAGGATACTCTGGTTGGAATTCAAGGCGTGCTGTGCAAGTTCTGGATGAAATTTTTCCAAAG AATGCCACTGAGCAACCATCATTGGTTATTGTGTACTTTGGTGGTAATGATTCTCTTCTTCCTCATCCAAGTGGCCTTGGTCAACATGTACCTCTCCAAGAATATATAGAAAATATGAGAAAGATCGGTACCCATCTGAAG AGCCTTTCACAGAAGACTCGCATTATATTTCTCAGTGCACCTCCTGTTAATGAGGCACACCTTTATGGAGACAG TGTGCTACCGGGGCAGCAATTAAGGACAAACGAATCTTGTCGAATATATTCAGAAGCATGTTTGGAGCTTTGCCGTGAGATGAATATCAATGCCATTGATCTGTGGTCTGTACTCCAGAAAAGGGATGACTGGAGAGATGTTTGCTTCAT GAAGGATGGAGTTCATCTTGGTGCTGAGGGGAGCAATATAGTTGCAAAAGAGATATTGAAGGTGATCAAAGAAGCAGACTGGGAACCAAGCCTGCAGTGGAGGTCAATGCCAAGTGAATATGGAGAAGATTCACCTTTTGATCCAATTGGCCCTGATGGAACCACTGTGAATGTCTCCAACTCGACCTTCCTTGAAGCTATGCTATGGGACTAA